The Lolium rigidum isolate FL_2022 chromosome 2, APGP_CSIRO_Lrig_0.1, whole genome shotgun sequence genomic interval AGCTACTTGGTCACCTATGAGAACATACTCAGTGCGATGTATTACATCGAAAGATTAGGTCAAAGAAATGTTTATCCTTCCTcattttcccgagtaagtcactcaTTAGTGCCAGATGCTTTTGTATATATTTATATCATTCTTTTGAATTCAGGATAAAAAGTGGTATGTTTGAATTATGTTGCACAAAGTCCAATATTGCATCCTCATTGTTTTGTACCTCAAGCACTCGCACGCCGCGTATTTTGATTCGGGGAGTGCGAAACCGAGGAACTCACCAACATCAGGAACCTTCTGGATGATGCTCGCAACCGCTACTACTTGAAGGGTAACAACTTGAAAAGAGAATTAGTCATCAATGACACGCGTGTATTCGGCTACTTGTGGATCCATCTAGTCTTACAAGATGGGTCAAGGACTTTGCCAACTTTAGTGAGAAAGATTTTATATTTGAGTTGTGTCGCATTAAGCGTAAACTTGCTCATTAGAAAAGATGTCTATAGTTCGGAGGAGTTGTTCTACTATGGCCCTGTAAAACCAAGTCAGAGGTAGATAGAAGAGCGTTGTCATCTACAGGGCGATCATCGAGACTTCATGACGTTTGATGGCCTCCGCCCATTCCCTTCGAGGTCGAGTCGAAAGTGACGATGTTGCTGATTAATTTGTATGACAAAATTGCCTAGGTTTAGTTTTGAATGATCTATAAGTCGTGTGTTGTAAACTGTTCTTGCATATTGCTTGTGCATTTTACTTGGTCATGTTAGTTGACCTTTTTTGTCGCGTATCTTTATATGAGGCCCATCTCTAGGTAATTGACTTTTTTTAAATGTTGTGTCACTATGTCGTATATTATCTATGAATTTGTTTTACTGATGTATATTATTTATCTTACTCATAGAGATGCTGTCGTATATCGTTCATAAGGGTAGAGTTTCCGGAGTCTATGCCATTTGGAAAGATTGTTGGATACAGGTGCACCATTCTAGAAGTTGCATCTAGAAACGATACAACACTTTGGCGAAGGCGGAAGCTAGATACCCGCACTTTCTAGCTGGAGAGAGGATAGAGATAACGAGCAAAATTGCAGCTTTTGTATTGCTTTGCGCAAAATCGCCAAAGAATGAGGACCATCCTGCAAAATCGTCTTCCACCGTGGCCCAGGATGCGTGTCAGCTGCAGAGGGCACTTGTACCACCGGCGCGTATCCAGGACAATGTTTTGTACCACCCAACTACACTTTCTAACATGGTGAATGGAAATGCACATCAAGGACAAGTTGTTGTACTAATGGTGGTTTTACCTctactttttatttattttcttccttAGGTCTCAAGTTCATGGACATATTAATGAGATATATGAATATTCATTTACTATCTCTGATCGATCTACATAAAGGTCTTGCCGGCAGACACTCTGAAACCAAGTTAGGGTTTTGCTAGCACTCTCTGCCCTCTCCTCTACGGTAGTCTACTTCATCCGCCCGCCGGCGTGCACCGGCGAACGGGAAAGCAAGTCTCCGAAACCATTCACCTTTGTGATCTTATATGGGATCAGAGATGCGAATTAGATTTTTGAAAAGCGGTATGCGGGTGGCATATTCTGATCCTCGTTAGTCGTGGGTGTTGTAGCGTATGCACTGCTATTATTCATGTTGATAATAGATCTGGTATATGTTCGAGATCATAATAGCTTTTACCATCATGTTTTAATATTCAGGAATTACTCACGAAATTATTGCCTAGTTATCCAACATTTACATCATCTCCACTATACGCCCCTTAAAATGTGTCCAGACGGCCCTAAATTATGCTTGAATGCATGTGCCCACAATAGAGGCACCCATCAGTTTTTCCATATTTTTAAAAGATAATTTCAAGGCATCTGACCAATTTTTATTCAAATATAGGCTATATTACAACAGATTTTCACTGAAATTTGAgcaaaaatttaaatttaaaccacCAGCCTAATGAAAAAAAGACGTAGATGTTCAAGGTTCTCGCATCAAGCATTCAGTAGTTTGTAGAGGCTACCTGCTGCAGTACACGGGGGTGTCAACATTTCATCAGCTCAGGGCCTCGCGTCAAGCATTCAGTAGCACTAAATCTTTTGGGCAATCGTGTGTACGGCAATCAAGTGGTTTTTCAAAAAGGCCGCCCTGCAAGGACGACGGGCGTCTTTGGTTAGTTTCCATAGTGTAACAGGCTGGGCCTCTATTTTGAATCAAAGAGCGCAGTAGTTACCTTGTGCGTGGTTGTTCATATCTCAATTGGGTTGCTGTACCATGCTTACCGCACGGTGTGATACGGCTCCCGACCGCCACCTTTTATCTCGCAAGGTGTTCCACAACGTTAGCGGTGTGGTACTAAATAAACGAGTAAACATCCCGCCACCTTTTGTTTTTGAGGGGAACGCACGGGCGTACCGCATACGTACGTAAACCGCGATACATTATAGAGGCAACGCGAGCAGGCAAACCAGGAACCGGCCCGCACACGATAACAGCCCGGTTGGGCACTTGGGCTGGGCCGCGTAACCTGGGCTGGGCTGCTAGTGGATACTCGATAGGAGTCAGCGCCCACAAACCCCCAAGTTCTTCAATTGCtactgtagttttttttttgcgagagaaTCAGTAGTACTGTACCTAAAATAACATGTGCATATCTTGCAcctaacagcacaaaacagggagGTCTTTTTTAGTGATACGTATACATATTAAACAAGTAAACCATGTGATGCTAGCTTTGCAATTTCTGATCACCTTATTAATGCAGGCTTATGTTAGGCCTGGACCTCTCACTCACGAAATCATAGAAATATCACTCAGATCACACACAGAAATAGGCACGAATTTCAGGTCTATATTAAGAGAAATTCAGCTATTACAAAGGTGCCTAGTTGCGAAATAAACCCTCTCAGAGGGGAGACTAGATAGATATAGCCAaaagctaagagcatccccagccgtctccccgacgagactTTCAGGACGtgtttttttttcatccggatggacgaaaacccaGTCAcacccccggttcctcgatttcgttcggattaggcctttcatccgtccggggagcctaggccatccccggccccccggggagcgctcgggaacTCCGGATGAatcgaaagcgcgggaaacgccgagaaagtttcccgcgcggctggtggccccaacttatcGGCGAGAGAGAACGATTGTCGTCCTCATcgtatcgtcttccgcgcgctgaaaaagcctgccgccggtcagtcttcgccaGACACGTcgtttccacgcggcgagttaatgcagtcgcctcggtttcacgcgcgtcgacctctatttatcgctgaactaccgcgtctggccgcattcaccacgcTCACTGTGCTCAATCTTCCCCAATCTTCTCTAATCTCGAGCGAGCTAGCGGCAATCAaacaatggcgaacgacggcgcggccaacaatggctttggccgccgctctctccaccaatgggagggtcgGCTTctccacatggcgggctacccgacgccgccggacttccgcgcgccgggaggatgGCGACTCAGCGCGGGCGGcatcccgatcccgccgccgccgatgggtcgcgccgccctggaggcggagatcgacgcggtgctcgtcactctgagtgacgagcagcgcgcggagccgcgcttcttccccgacaactacgagGCGTGGACCGCCTTCTTCCGGCGCAGGTACGAGCGTGAACTCGCCGCTTACGACGggcctcctccccctcccgctaggaacaacgccgccggccgccgccggtggtggagcgTGCCTAACCGCACCCTCgcgaatgtgctcgcgcacatcgagggtgggaactcccccctctggggatgccgccgccggaggcGGCTACCATTTCGCGCCGACACAGCAGTTCCTGGACGCCGAGGAGGATGACGGCGTcctcagtggcggagccacgcctatgctgtgtagtcaattgactacacagaCTTTTGGCAATACAACCTTATAGTAtgcaaaaaataattaaaaatttatataaatatatgtatttgactacacaacaTTACAAtgactacacaaggttgatatcctggctccgccactgggcgtcctcctcctcgtctgggtcGAGGTCCGCGTCCAAGTCCGGCGGATCGACGCCCCCGGTCTTCATCAAGAAGGAGTCGGCGTCTCCGTCGATGCCGGtcttcgtcaagaaggagccAGCGTCTCCGCCGCCAACCAGAGGGCGCaggagcggcgccctcgtcatccgcgaccaaccctcctcTCCATCGCGCGGGCGGAAGAGAAAGacgtcgaagaaggaggccgccgccaaccagctcgccgaggaggaggccaagcgcgcggaggaggccgcgatggaggaggcgatcgccaggtcgctgaacgACCTGGTGCCCGCCAACAACACCCTCCCCATCGAAGCCGCCTTCGAgtggtccaggcgggactgggagcgccaggaggcggagcagcagcgtcgGCTGCTGGACATGGCCATCGCTCGGCAACGCGCCGTCCGAGCCACCGGACCGTCCGCGGCAACGAACGTCGCGCCCAGGCCCGTCGagctgatcaagctcgaggagagctgCGACGATGACATGTACCAGCCGACGCCGCCATGCGCCGGTGACCCTAGCCAGGGttcgagccgctggtacgaggcggcgccgccccaggacgctgccagctcgagcgacgacgacgacggcgcggactacacggccttctactaccatttcggcatgtaggaggCCGCTATTAGTTTAAGTTAATGTTTCCCTGTCgctgaattcaaatatatgtacgaaccagcctatatatgtacgaactcgcctatataagCTAAATATcactaaatttcgcttatgtttgcacGAGTTTCGCCTATTTCTGTCCGAATTTGCCGTATTTTGTTAAAAACTTTCATCCGCCCTGAGCTCGCTGCCAGGAAAATGGGTCTCCTCAGGCCAAACTTTCATCCAATCCggtgctaaatagcgccggatttcagcctggggagccccaacggctggagatgctctaagctacaGGACAAGGTAGCAGGTACGAAGCTACAACTGTAAAGTTCGAAAGGAGACGTTGTCTTCATCTTAGCCGTTCGTCCACTGATCGACCGTTGTGGTTGTCTCCAGGAGGTGCTAGTGAATGTGATCATCATCCGGTCCATGACAGCTTACCTTGCTGATTTTTTCCCCCTCAACCAGAAGAGGAATATCAGTAGACCCCATGTACACTGATCAATAAGAGAACCCATCATGTAGAAAGAGTAATGATACAATGCACCTACACCTAGTACAGAGCATcagcacatcatccaaaaaactaAGCCTGTACCTAAAAGGAAATGGTATTCTTAACACCAACTATCAAAATAATTCCAAGGAGCGAGCGAGGAACAGCCAGGCATTATATTTATAAGCAGAGTAGTGAATACGACTACAAGATTCAAACCTGGTGGGCTATGTGCACTGGCAAGTATTCAAGTGAGCTAAGGCTCTTTCTCCCTAACACCAACTATTCAACTAAATTATTCGACTATAATTAATAAATGGTTCCGTTCCAAAGACCAGCCAAGTGATCAAACAGCTTGCCACTTCCAAAACTCACACGTTACCCAGATCACTTGAATCTCCTCCGAATTCAGATGATAACCACAAGGAGTCACGGTCCGTTGGTCCATGGTCCACAATAGCGCGCCAGTGGAGCCATGAGAATGGAAAATAACAGCAAACGTATCCATCGGACAAAGTGAAAGTAAACGCCTGGAGTCACGGAGATGAAAGAGAGCACAGGTCACCCACCCACCACATCCATTAAGCTACAGCACTACACTTTCTTCTTGCCCTCCGCTTGGGTTTGTCCACGCACTCCATGATGTAGCGATGATAGCTCTCGATGGCAGGCGCCTTTCGGAAATTAACTTCCCGTGAACTATCTGCCCGGCAGAATTTTCAGGAAATCTTCAGCAAATGTTTCCTTCTAAAAATACGCCTTCCCCCGTTCATCAAAGGGCAAAGAATGCATTAAGAAGTGAAGCCGTTAAGAGAAGTGATGTCAGGTCAATTAAATTAAGGCATGATGTAAGAAGTCGGCAAGGACTGAGTCAAGGATGATTACAGAGTCAGAGGGCTTTCTTTTGTACGGTCAGTATTCAGGAAGTTGACTTTTCACTAGATTACAGCAGGTGGCCAATAGTGAACATCAGTGTGAACTAAGAAGCTGCCTGGTGGGCCGGGGGGCAGTTTTGTAAAATCCAATTATCTTGACTCAGAATTCTGTACGGTGACTACGACTACAAGATGTGCTTCTTTCTTTCCCCTCGTGCACCTTTATGATTAGACCACCAATGATGCTTTATCCACTCATGGACTCATGGTACAACATATGCTCCTCCTGGTTCCCAAGCTAGTTCCACCAGAAAACCATGCATACACTCCATTTTTCCAACAGGACAGACAGCAAGATATTGCAAATACCTTCCCTTGGTGTTGCTCTTGTGCTGCTGATCTGCTTGGCCTCTCCTGCCAGTTCCTGCACGGCGCAGGAGAAGGGCTCCcttctccagttcctcgctgagCTCTCACGAGATGGTGGCCTCGCCGCCTCATGGCGGAATGGCACGGATTGCTGCAAGTGGGAAGGGATCACTTGCGACAGAGATAAGATGGTCACTGATGTCTTGCTGGCTTCGAAGGGACTCAAGGGGCACATCTCACCGTCTCTTGGGATCCTCAGCAGGCTGCAACACCTTGACCTCTCTCACAACTCGCTGTCAGGTGGTCTGCCTCTGGAATTGGTTTTGTCCAGCAGCATCACCATTCTTGATGTCAGCTTCAACCAGCTTAACGGAACGCTCGATGAGATGCCATCTTCAACCCCTGCTCGGCCTCTGCAGGTACTGAATATCTCAAGCAACTTACTTACAGGACCGTTTACATCCAGCATATGGAAAGCAATGGAGAATCTGGTTGCACTAAATACCAGCAATAACAGCTTTACTGGGCAGATACCAAGTCAATTGTGCAACACCTCACCATCCATCACTTTGCTTGATCTGTGTTTCAACAAATTCAGTGGCAATATACCCCCAGGACTTGGTGATTGCTCCAGGCTGAGAGAGCTCAGAGCCGGCTACAACAACCTCAGTGGAACACTCCCAGATGAACTCTTCAATGCTACCTCATTGGAATACCTTTCTTTTCCCAACAATCATTTACATGGAATTCTTGCTGATACACACATATTCAACCTCAGAAATCTCGAAACCCTTGATCTTGGAGGGAACAAATTCAGTGGAGAGATTCCGGATTCTATCGGCCAGCTTGAGGAACTGAAGGAGTTCCATTTGAACAACAACGAAATGACAGGGAAGCTTCCATCAGCTCTGGGCAAATGCACAAATCTGATAACGATAGACCTGAAGAGCAACAATTTTAGCGGAGAACTTACCAAAGTCAATTTCTCCAACTTGCCGAATCTACGAACTTTAGATCTTTACTTCAACCAATTCAATGGCACAGTTCCAGAAAGCATATACTCCTGCAGCAATCTGACCGCACTGCGGCTAGCAAACAATAACTTtgctgggcagctttcaccaaatgTAAGCAATCTGAAGTACCTCGCCTTCATGTCACTTACAAAAAACTATTTTCAGAATATCACAAATACACTTCACATTCTTCAGAGGTGCAGGAACCTTACCACACTGATCATCGCTTACAACTTCAGAGGAGAGATCATGCCAGAGGATGACAATATTGACGGTTTTGAGAATCTTCAATTTTTGAGTATCGGAGGATGCCAATTGTTTGGACAAATTCCTCTTTGGATATCCAAGTTAGCAAGTTTAGAGGTATTAGTTTTATCTGGCAATCAACTCAATGGATTAATACCATCATGGATCAAAACCCTAACCAAACTCTTCTATCTGGACATATCAAACAACAACCTCACAGGGGGAATTCCAACAGCACTGATGGATATGCCAATGCTAAAGTCAGAGAATACTGAAGCCCATTTAGACCAAAGGGTTTTTGAACTACCTGTTTATGCAGGTCCATCACTTCAATATCGTGTACCTATTGCTTTGCGTAATGTGCTGGATATAAGCCAAAATAAATTCACTGGTGAGATCCCCTCCGAGATAGGCCAGTTGAAAGCCCTCCTTGCACTCAATTTCAGCTTCAATCAGCTCACAGGAGAAATCCCACAATCAATATGCAACCTCACAAGATTGCAGGTGCTAGATTTGTCTAGCAATGATCTCACAGGTGCAATCCCAGCTGCATTAAATAGTCTGCACTTCCTTTCAGCATTCAACATTTCTCACAATGACCTTGAAGGGCCTATTCCATCTGGAGGCCAGTTTAATACTTTTTCGAATTCTAGTTATGATGATAATCCAAAGCTCTGCAGCTCCATTGTAGCCCAAAAATGCCTTTCATCCTCACCACCTCCGTCCTCCACCAATCACCGAGATAAGAAGACTGTTCTTGCAATTGCATTTGGTGTGTTTTTTGGAGGCATTGCTATACTTTTGTTGGTTGGGCGCATCCTTGTCTCCGTCAGGATGAGGAGTTTTACAGCAAAAAACAGAAGGGAGAACAACAAAGATGCTGAATCAACTTCATTCTACTCCAGTTCAGAGCAAACATTAGTGATGATGCGGATGCCACGGGGCAAGGGAGACGAAAGCAAGCTTAAATTCACTGACATTTTGAAGGCTACAAATAATTTTGACAAGGAGAATGTCATCGGATGTGGAGGTTATGGATTAGTCTACAAGGCAGAGCTAGCTGATGGCTCCAAGCTGGCAATAAAGAAGCTCAATAGTGAAATGTGTCTGATGGAAAGGGAGTTCAGTGCAGAGGTTGACGCACTTTCCATGGCACAACATGAAAATCTTGTACCACTGTGGGGTTACTGCATCCAGGGAAACTCAAGGTTTCTCATATATTCCTACATGGAAAATGGCAGCCTGGATGATTGGCTTCACAACAGTTATGATGATGCTAGCTCGTTTCTTGACTGGCCGACTCGGCTCAAGATCGCACAGGGAGCAAGCCTAGGCCTGTCTTATATCCATGATGTCTGCAACCCTCAAATTGTTCACCGGGACATCAAATCCAGTAACATCCTACTGGACAAAGAATTTAAAGCATATGTTGCCGATTTTGGGCTAGCCAGATTGATCCTTCCCAACCAAACTCATGTTTCAACTGAACTGGCCGGCACAATGGGTTACATACCTCCCGAGTATGGACAATCATGGGTTGCTACATTGAGAGGCGATATGTACAGTTTCGGAGTAGTCCTACTTGAGCTTCTCACTGGGATGCGACCTGTTCCAATCCTATCCACATCAAAAGAGCTAGTCCCATGGGTGCTGGAGATGAAGTCTGAGGGAAAGCAAGTTGAGGTCCTTGATCCAGCACTTCGAGGTACAGGATGCGAAGAGCAAATGCTGAAGGTGCTTGAAGCCGCTTGCAAATGTGTCAACCATAACCAATTCATGAGGCCAACTATCATGGAAGTAGTCTCTTGCCTAGACAGTATAGACGCTGATCTGCAGATGTAAAGAGCAGCAAAGATACGACTAACTACACATGATACATAAACTTATACATTTTTGTGCATGGAGTAGTTGTGAATTCCCAGTTTCAGAAGAGTTGCCATTGATAATCTTACAGTTTGTTTTATACATAGATACATAAGTTAACAGCTTGCAGTTTTGTGCTTTCTGTACTACCACAAGTGAAGAGTTCTGCAAAAGCTCGTCTTCCTTTTGATATTTCGTGAAGTATATGATTAGCAGCTTAAGTTCCGCAAGCATTTGAAGAAGTATAAAACATATGAAATGGTTGTCTTGTTTTCTCGGTGAAAGATTGAACATGGTTGCCACTCAGATGCAGATACTATGTAATGTTAGATTTTCTTCTTGGAAATATCTGGTTCAAGAATTTGTAGCCACTAGCAGAAGAATAGTATATGCATCCCAATAGCAAAACATGGGAGGAATGGCGATCAGAAGCAAGTACCTACGTACCATGTGGAAGGATTCACGTGGCCAAGAAGAAACCACGGGCCTCACATAATGCACCCCGAACCTGATCTATGATCCCGCCCTAGCTTCTCGACGGCCACGGCCCCGGTGTAGGAAGCCATCCTGCTCGGCATTTCGCCGAACAGCCTGGGTGCGCTGCTGCCGGCATGTACGGCCGGCAATGGgcacaaaaaaaagaaaacccGGCATTGAGTCGACGGGGTGGCTCCGTGGATGCCGGGGGCGCGGAGGGAAGCAAGGATGCGGTGGCGGAAGCGAGGGAGGCGATTCCGGTGAGAGCAGCGTGAGTTTCCacagggagagggagggagcagCAGTGGCGACTGGCGAGGGCGACAGAGAGAGGctttctctgtttttttttccctttttttttgagggaagaggctttctctgttttttttccttttttttttgagggaagagGCTTTCTCTGTCCGAGTAGGCTTTCATGGGCATTCGTGACGGGCTTTCCAGGCCGAGTGAAATTAGAAGGCCGCCCCTGCAATTAATCAACTGGGCCGGTATTTTCAATCATAGAGTGTAGTGTAGTACTCTACactccgcgtcgattaaacacGCACGATTGGAGGTAGTAGTTACGTTATCGACAGAATCATTATTACGTTGTTGTCTCACCAAGTGTAGCTTgcccctctatgtgatcatgttgGTTCTCTGCATGATCGATCATCAGTTGTAGCAAGGGAAAGCAAAGTTAAGATGAGGATTAGAGGGGGCCACGGGAGATGGGAGGACTAAGCTTTTAACTTTTAAAGAAACAAAATATCGTGAGAACCATTTGCCCAAATTAAGAACCGATTTCACCTTTGCGCTTCTagtgacgagatcttcaaaactaaatTCCATGTCGATAGATTTTAGAGAACCCTTTTTGAACTTCCAAAAGTAGTATGCATGTAGCATCAGCACATCATCATCCAATAACTAAACCAGTTGTTCAACTCAAGTACTAAAATATAATTAATAACCCCATCACCAAGTGGTTCCGTTCAAAGACCATGTCCATACAATGATACAACACAAGCATTCCCACAAAGCATCATAGCTGAGACACTGCCAGCCCTCACACGCTACCCAAGTTAACTTTGAATCTCTTCCGAGCTCAGGAGCCATGGTCCATGGTCCACAATAG includes:
- the LOC124691246 gene encoding tyrosine-sulfated glycopeptide receptor 1-like isoform X2 produces the protein MHTLHFSNRTDSKILQIPSLGVALVLLICLASPASSCTAQEKGSLLQFLAELSRDGGLAASWRNGTDCCKWEGITCDRDKMVTDVLLASKGLKGHISPSLGILSRLQHLDLSHNSLSGGLPLELVLSSSITILDVSFNQLNGTLDEMPSSTPARPLQIPSQLCNTSPSITLLDLCFNKFSGNIPPGLGDCSRLRELRAGYNNLSGTLPDELFNATSLEYLSFPNNHLHGILADTHIFNLRNLETLDLGGNKFSGEIPDSIGQLEELKEFHLNNNEMTGKLPSALGKCTNLITIDLKSNNFSGELTKVNFSNLPNLRTLDLYFNQFNGTVPESIYSCSNLTALRLANNNFAGQLSPNVSNLKYLAFMSLTKNYFQNITNTLHILQRCRNLTTLIIAYNFRGEIMPEDDNIDGFENLQFLSIGGCQLFGQIPLWISKLASLEVLVLSGNQLNGLIPSWIKTLTKLFYLDISNNNLTGGIPTALMDMPMLKSENTEAHLDQRVFELPVYAGPSLQYRVPIALRNVLDISQNKFTGEIPSEIGQLKALLALNFSFNQLTGEIPQSICNLTRLQVLDLSSNDLTGAIPAALNSLHFLSAFNISHNDLEGPIPSGGQFNTFSNSSYDDNPKLCSSIVAQKCLSSSPPPSSTNHRDKKTVLAIAFGVFFGGIAILLLVGRILVSVRMRSFTAKNRRENNKDAESTSFYSSSEQTLVMMRMPRGKGDESKLKFTDILKATNNFDKENVIGCGGYGLVYKAELADGSKLAIKKLNSEMCLMEREFSAEVDALSMAQHENLVPLWGYCIQGNSRFLIYSYMENGSLDDWLHNSYDDASSFLDWPTRLKIAQGASLGLSYIHDVCNPQIVHRDIKSSNILLDKEFKAYVADFGLARLILPNQTHVSTELAGTMGYIPPEYGQSWVATLRGDMYSFGVVLLELLTGMRPVPILSTSKELVPWVLEMKSEGKQVEVLDPALRGTGCEEQMLKVLEAACKCVNHNQFMRPTIMEVVSCLDSIDADLQM
- the LOC124691246 gene encoding tyrosine-sulfated glycopeptide receptor 1-like isoform X1 — protein: MHTLHFSNRTDSKILQIPSLGVALVLLICLASPASSCTAQEKGSLLQFLAELSRDGGLAASWRNGTDCCKWEGITCDRDKMVTDVLLASKGLKGHISPSLGILSRLQHLDLSHNSLSGGLPLELVLSSSITILDVSFNQLNGTLDEMPSSTPARPLQVLNISSNLLTGPFTSSIWKAMENLVALNTSNNSFTGQIPSQLCNTSPSITLLDLCFNKFSGNIPPGLGDCSRLRELRAGYNNLSGTLPDELFNATSLEYLSFPNNHLHGILADTHIFNLRNLETLDLGGNKFSGEIPDSIGQLEELKEFHLNNNEMTGKLPSALGKCTNLITIDLKSNNFSGELTKVNFSNLPNLRTLDLYFNQFNGTVPESIYSCSNLTALRLANNNFAGQLSPNRCRNLTTLIIAYNFRGEIMPEDDNIDGFENLQFLSIGGCQLFGQIPLWISKLASLEVLVLSGNQLNGLIPSWIKTLTKLFYLDISNNNLTGGIPTALMDMPMLKSENTEAHLDQRVFELPVYAGPSLQYRVPIALRNVLDISQNKFTGEIPSEIGQLKALLALNFSFNQLTGEIPQSICNLTRLQVLDLSSNDLTGAIPAALNSLHFLSAFNISHNDLEGPIPSGGQFNTFSNSSYDDNPKLCSSIVAQKCLSSSPPPSSTNHRDKKTVLAIAFGVFFGGIAILLLVGRILVSVRMRSFTAKNRRENNKDAESTSFYSSSEQTLVMMRMPRGKGDESKLKFTDILKATNNFDKENVIGCGGYGLVYKAELADGSKLAIKKLNSEMCLMEREFSAEVDALSMAQHENLVPLWGYCIQGNSRFLIYSYMENGSLDDWLHNSYDDASSFLDWPTRLKIAQGASLGLSYIHDVCNPQIVHRDIKSSNILLDKEFKAYVADFGLARLILPNQTHVSTELAGTMGYIPPEYGQSWVATLRGDMYSFGVVLLELLTGMRPVPILSTSKELVPWVLEMKSEGKQVEVLDPALRGTGCEEQMLKVLEAACKCVNHNQFMRPTIMEVVSCLDSIDADLQM
- the LOC124691246 gene encoding tyrosine-sulfated glycopeptide receptor 1-like isoform X3, which gives rise to MSASTSLTERSMRCHLQPLLGLCSGNIPPGLGDCSRLRELRAGYNNLSGTLPDELFNATSLEYLSFPNNHLHGILADTHIFNLRNLETLDLGGNKFSGEIPDSIGQLEELKEFHLNNNEMTGKLPSALGKCTNLITIDLKSNNFSGELTKVNFSNLPNLRTLDLYFNQFNGTVPESIYSCSNLTALRLANNNFAGQLSPNVSNLKYLAFMSLTKNYFQNITNTLHILQRCRNLTTLIIAYNFRGEIMPEDDNIDGFENLQFLSIGGCQLFGQIPLWISKLASLEVLVLSGNQLNGLIPSWIKTLTKLFYLDISNNNLTGGIPTALMDMPMLKSENTEAHLDQRVFELPVYAGPSLQYRVPIALRNVLDISQNKFTGEIPSEIGQLKALLALNFSFNQLTGEIPQSICNLTRLQVLDLSSNDLTGAIPAALNSLHFLSAFNISHNDLEGPIPSGGQFNTFSNSSYDDNPKLCSSIVAQKCLSSSPPPSSTNHRDKKTVLAIAFGVFFGGIAILLLVGRILVSVRMRSFTAKNRRENNKDAESTSFYSSSEQTLVMMRMPRGKGDESKLKFTDILKATNNFDKENVIGCGGYGLVYKAELADGSKLAIKKLNSEMCLMEREFSAEVDALSMAQHENLVPLWGYCIQGNSRFLIYSYMENGSLDDWLHNSYDDASSFLDWPTRLKIAQGASLGLSYIHDVCNPQIVHRDIKSSNILLDKEFKAYVADFGLARLILPNQTHVSTELAGTMGYIPPEYGQSWVATLRGDMYSFGVVLLELLTGMRPVPILSTSKELVPWVLEMKSEGKQVEVLDPALRGTGCEEQMLKVLEAACKCVNHNQFMRPTIMEVVSCLDSIDADLQM